From Bacillus pumilus, one genomic window encodes:
- the spoIIIAD gene encoding stage III sporulation protein AD — protein sequence MGEGLQIEIIQIVGLGLIATFLALIVKEQKPTFAFMLVVFTGCVIFLYLIDQIYAIISMIEKIAASAGVNMKYVETILKIIGIAYIAEFGAQLTKDAGQGAIASKIELGGKILILVMAVPILTVIIETILGMIPSMT from the coding sequence ATAGGGGAGGGCTTACAAATCGAAATCATACAAATTGTTGGACTTGGTTTAATCGCTACTTTTTTAGCATTAATCGTCAAAGAACAAAAGCCGACCTTCGCCTTTATGCTTGTTGTTTTTACAGGATGTGTGATTTTTCTTTATTTAATTGATCAAATCTATGCCATTATCTCGATGATTGAAAAAATTGCGGCAAGCGCCGGCGTCAATATGAAGTATGTTGAAACCATTTTAAAAATTATTGGCATTGCCTATATTGCAGAATTCGGCGCCCAGCTCACAAAAGATGCTGGACAAGGCGCCATTGCATCAAAAATAGAGCTTGGCGGCAAAATTCTCATCTTGGTCATGGCAGTCCCTATTTTAACAGTCATCATTGAGACCATCTTAGGTATGATCCCGTCCATGACGTAA
- the spoIIIAG gene encoding stage III sporulation protein AG, with protein MNNKDWKQKLKSFLQPPEKGEGKPKLTKHHYLLLVFIIGVSFMLVSQILSPPSSKEQAAVPASKKTSSQEQEVFKPASSSKSKNSIEDVEQEYENQLKEILETIIGVEDVSIVVNVDATSLKVFEKNKSNKSTTTEETDKEGGVRSVTDQTKEEEIVIIKNGNEETPVVVQTKKPDIRGVLVVAQGVDNVQIKKTIIEAVTRVLDVPSHRVAVAPKKIKEDSE; from the coding sequence ATGAATAACAAGGACTGGAAACAAAAGCTGAAATCATTCTTGCAGCCGCCTGAAAAAGGTGAAGGGAAACCAAAATTAACGAAGCACCATTACTTGCTGCTTGTATTCATCATCGGCGTATCTTTCATGTTAGTCAGTCAGATCTTGTCACCGCCATCAAGCAAAGAACAGGCTGCTGTTCCTGCTTCTAAAAAAACATCCTCACAAGAGCAGGAGGTATTCAAGCCGGCATCGTCAAGTAAATCAAAGAATTCGATTGAGGATGTGGAGCAAGAATACGAAAATCAGCTGAAAGAAATTTTAGAGACCATCATTGGCGTTGAGGATGTATCGATTGTGGTCAATGTAGACGCAACTTCTTTAAAAGTGTTTGAAAAAAACAAATCCAATAAAAGCACAACGACCGAGGAAACTGATAAAGAAGGCGGCGTGCGAAGTGTCACTGATCAAACAAAAGAAGAAGAAATCGTCATCATCAAAAATGGCAATGAAGAAACACCTGTAGTGGTTCAAACGAAAAAACCAGATATTCGAGGTGTCCTCGTTGTTGCTCAAGGAGTAGACAACGTTCAAATAAAGAAAACCATCATTGAAGCGGTTACACGAGTGCTTGATGTACCGAGCCATAGAGTGGCTGTTGCCCCTAAAAAAATCAAGGAGGATTCGGAATGA
- the spoIIIAB gene encoding stage III sporulation protein SpoIIIAB: protein MLKLIGAILIVAATTWGGFEFAKRYSDRPKQIRQLRFALQSLEAEIMYGQTPLARAAEQIASQVGPPVNRLFEQFAEKLKVGTFSARHAWNESLEDVWKKTVLKKGEYEALKHFGETLGQHDVTSQQKYIKLALGHLESEEKEAEIAQAKNEKMVRSLGFLSGLLLILLLM, encoded by the coding sequence ATGTTAAAGCTCATTGGCGCTATCTTGATTGTCGCGGCTACGACTTGGGGAGGGTTCGAGTTTGCCAAACGATATAGCGACCGGCCGAAACAAATTCGGCAGCTTCGGTTTGCGCTCCAGTCTCTTGAAGCTGAAATTATGTATGGCCAAACACCTCTAGCGCGGGCTGCAGAGCAAATTGCGTCGCAAGTAGGTCCTCCTGTGAATCGGTTATTTGAACAATTTGCAGAAAAACTCAAAGTCGGAACTTTTTCGGCACGGCATGCATGGAATGAGAGTCTTGAGGATGTTTGGAAAAAAACCGTTTTGAAAAAAGGCGAATATGAGGCACTGAAGCACTTTGGAGAAACACTTGGCCAGCATGATGTCACTTCTCAGCAAAAGTATATCAAGCTTGCTTTAGGTCATTTGGAATCGGAGGAGAAGGAAGCTGAAATCGCCCAAGCGAAAAATGAAAAAATGGTCAGAAGCCTCGGATTTTTAAGCGGATTACTACTGATTCTTTTATTGATGTGA
- the spoIIIAC gene encoding stage III sporulation protein AC has product MGVDVNVIFQIAGVGIVVAFLHTILDQMGKKEYAQWVTLLGFIYILFMVATIVDDLFKKIKAVFLFQG; this is encoded by the coding sequence ATGGGCGTTGATGTAAACGTCATTTTTCAAATTGCGGGAGTAGGCATCGTTGTGGCATTCCTCCATACGATTTTAGATCAAATGGGGAAAAAGGAGTACGCTCAGTGGGTCACGCTGCTTGGGTTTATCTACATTTTGTTTATGGTGGCAACCATTGTAGATGATTTGTTTAAAAAGATTAAAGCCGTATTTCTATTTCAAGGATAG
- the spoIIIAF gene encoding stage III sporulation protein AF, whose translation MSFLTEWITSIILFILFAIVIDLLLPNSSMQKYAKMVVSLLLIVVMLNPIFALFRADPDQIFSELMKGKEEAQSEEIKNQMNLEKKEIQASQRAYILKQMAVQLEKSAKEPLEKESYEMKHVEVLADEEHLDQNMEADQFRIKAVLSPLTGDAVETVAKVDIDLSTQKEESAESSSKEITRVKETLADVWNTSPEHIALNIEGGDAADHE comes from the coding sequence TTGAGTTTTCTCACGGAATGGATCACAAGTATTATTCTCTTTATCTTATTTGCGATTGTCATTGATCTTCTGCTTCCCAATTCAAGCATGCAAAAGTATGCCAAAATGGTCGTCAGCCTGCTGCTGATTGTGGTGATGCTCAATCCGATCTTTGCTTTATTTCGGGCAGACCCTGACCAAATTTTTTCGGAATTGATGAAGGGGAAGGAAGAAGCACAGTCAGAAGAAATAAAAAATCAGATGAATTTAGAAAAAAAAGAAATACAAGCCTCTCAGCGTGCATATATTTTAAAGCAAATGGCTGTCCAACTAGAAAAAAGCGCAAAGGAGCCACTGGAGAAGGAGAGCTATGAAATGAAACACGTAGAAGTGCTGGCAGATGAGGAGCACCTGGATCAGAATATGGAGGCGGATCAATTTCGCATCAAAGCAGTTCTTTCCCCGCTCACAGGTGATGCTGTAGAAACGGTGGCAAAGGTGGACATTGATCTCTCCACGCAAAAGGAGGAAAGCGCTGAATCTTCTAGCAAAGAGATCACGAGGGTGAAAGAGACACTTGCTGATGTTTGGAATACGAGTCCTGAGCACATTGCGCTGAACATTGAGGGAGGTGACGCAGCAGATCATGAATAA
- the spoIIIAE gene encoding stage III sporulation protein AE: MKRVTAVMGLMLFFWLIAPHAGAEEKVPLSNEEPAAEEVANGQADALELQSINDFWETILDEYGGFLPESQKGTVKEMIDGDKELSPQTWLKAFVHYLFHEVIANGKLLGTLILLTIFCSLLQLLQNAFEQSTVSKVAYALVYMVLIIIALNSFHVAISYATEAIQTMTSFILALIPLLLALIASSGGLVSAGFFHPVILFLMNTSGVFIQYVVLPLIFLSAILSIVSTLTEQYKVTQLAQLLRNVAIGGLAVFLTVFLGVISVQGASAAITDGIALRTAKFITGNFIPVLGRMFTDATDTVISASVLLKNTVGLVGVAILISIAAFPAIKVLSLALIYKLAAAILQPLGGGPIISCLDVISKSVLYIFAALAVVSLMFFLSITVIITAGNLTMMMK; this comes from the coding sequence ATGAAACGGGTGACAGCTGTTATGGGACTGATGCTTTTCTTCTGGCTGATCGCTCCGCATGCAGGTGCAGAAGAGAAAGTACCTTTATCAAATGAAGAACCAGCAGCAGAGGAAGTGGCGAATGGACAGGCTGATGCATTAGAGCTTCAATCCATCAATGACTTTTGGGAAACCATATTGGACGAGTATGGCGGCTTTCTGCCAGAAAGCCAAAAAGGCACAGTGAAGGAAATGATTGATGGCGATAAAGAGCTGTCTCCCCAAACATGGCTGAAAGCCTTTGTTCATTATCTTTTTCACGAGGTCATAGCAAACGGAAAGCTCCTAGGTACACTGATTTTACTCACCATCTTTTGTTCGCTTTTGCAGCTTTTGCAGAATGCGTTTGAGCAAAGCACCGTCAGTAAAGTCGCATACGCTCTTGTTTATATGGTGCTGATCATTATTGCACTCAACAGCTTTCATGTGGCGATTTCTTATGCAACAGAAGCCATTCAAACGATGACCAGTTTTATTCTTGCTCTTATTCCTCTTTTATTAGCACTTATTGCTTCATCAGGCGGGCTTGTCTCAGCCGGATTCTTTCATCCCGTTATTTTATTTTTGATGAATACGAGCGGCGTTTTTATTCAATATGTCGTTCTTCCCCTTATCTTTTTATCTGCGATATTGAGCATTGTCAGTACGCTGACCGAACAATACAAGGTCACCCAGCTTGCCCAGCTGTTAAGAAATGTGGCGATAGGCGGGTTAGCCGTTTTTTTAACTGTCTTTCTTGGCGTCATTTCTGTGCAAGGTGCATCTGCTGCAATTACGGATGGAATCGCTCTTCGTACAGCCAAATTTATTACCGGAAATTTCATCCCTGTCCTTGGCAGAATGTTTACAGATGCGACGGATACCGTGATCAGTGCCTCTGTGTTACTCAAAAATACGGTCGGACTTGTTGGCGTTGCCATTCTCATTTCAATTGCCGCCTTCCCGGCGATTAAAGTGCTCTCGCTAGCCCTTATATATAAGCTTGCCGCAGCCATTCTTCAGCCATTAGGAGGCGGGCCGATCATCAGCTGTCTTGATGTCATTTCAAAAAGTGTGCTTTATATCTTTGCCGCACTTGCTGTCGTGTCGCTCATGTTTTTTTTAAGCATTACCGTCATTATCACTGCTGGCAACTTGACCATGATGATGAAGTAA